Proteins encoded within one genomic window of Vicinamibacteria bacterium:
- a CDS encoding ATP-binding protein — protein sequence MGFRGKQIVTLTLVAAVVAGVTSLANLAVLARVSVTETRSSAELLAETLYHQASRVIRQHPRDQIENALTSDPSLENYAQGVVGYSSTVMYVAITNEKDVALVHSDPSRKGQPVTATPSLASLAEENPLSQLWHLSRGHRVLEVAIPFDVDGARFGAVRVAISTLLLTEAISGALARNVLLATSAVLVAFVASFYLANRLLAPIEKLRRELGRFDPGEGKPPLDLRDEDDVGRIAEFFSTMSQRLAERSSRDTESSWLPAMLGGLTDAVLVVSAEGRVLSLNPPAEKLLGRPRDEIQGRLLEEILPADHPVMDIAAKAMHASEPVGPFNAKIENGGRPVIYSLQAQVLRDASGISGVMVSARDIERLARLGSQLSYSQKLAALGRLTSGIAHEIKNPLNAMVIHVALLREKFARASPETQASLDTLEQEIRRLDRVIQGFLRFTRPEDLRLTSVEMDELVGEVVRLVSAEAQAGKIEIVTDVPDGLPSVYGDRELLQQALLNLVRNACEAMPRGGKLCLVVRPAEDGVEIRVSDNGVGIEPELLDRIFDLYVTTKSKGSGIGLSMVYRIVQLHGGEITVESTKGKGSQFTVRLPELST from the coding sequence GTGGGATTCCGCGGAAAACAGATCGTCACTTTGACGCTCGTTGCCGCCGTGGTCGCCGGGGTGACGAGTCTGGCGAACCTCGCGGTGCTCGCCCGCGTGTCGGTCACCGAGACGCGCTCGAGCGCCGAGCTCCTCGCCGAGACGCTCTACCACCAGGCGTCCCGGGTCATTCGCCAGCATCCACGCGATCAGATCGAGAACGCGCTGACCTCGGACCCCTCCCTCGAGAACTACGCTCAGGGCGTCGTCGGCTACTCCTCGACGGTCATGTACGTCGCGATCACCAACGAGAAGGACGTCGCCCTGGTCCACAGCGACCCGTCCCGAAAAGGCCAGCCGGTCACGGCGACGCCGTCGCTCGCGAGCCTCGCCGAAGAGAATCCCCTGTCGCAGCTCTGGCATCTGAGCCGGGGCCACCGGGTCCTAGAGGTGGCGATTCCTTTCGATGTCGACGGGGCGCGGTTCGGCGCGGTACGGGTCGCGATCTCGACGCTGCTCCTGACCGAGGCCATCTCCGGCGCTCTGGCGCGAAACGTCCTCCTCGCCACCAGCGCCGTTCTCGTCGCGTTCGTGGCTTCGTTCTATCTGGCGAACCGGCTCCTCGCTCCCATCGAGAAGCTCCGGCGCGAGCTCGGACGCTTCGATCCGGGAGAGGGGAAGCCGCCGCTCGACCTCAGAGACGAGGATGACGTGGGTCGGATCGCCGAGTTCTTCTCCACCATGAGCCAGAGGCTTGCCGAGAGGAGCTCTCGCGATACGGAGTCGAGCTGGCTTCCGGCGATGCTCGGCGGACTGACGGACGCGGTGTTGGTGGTGAGCGCCGAAGGCCGGGTCCTCTCCCTGAACCCGCCGGCGGAGAAGCTCCTCGGTCGGCCTCGCGACGAGATTCAGGGCAGACTGCTCGAAGAGATCCTGCCCGCCGACCACCCGGTGATGGACATCGCAGCGAAGGCGATGCACGCCAGCGAGCCGGTTGGGCCTTTCAACGCGAAGATCGAGAACGGAGGACGGCCAGTCATCTACTCCCTTCAGGCCCAGGTGCTCCGCGATGCGAGCGGGATCTCGGGTGTGATGGTGAGCGCGAGAGACATCGAGCGGCTCGCTCGGCTCGGCTCCCAGCTCTCCTATTCGCAAAAGCTCGCCGCCCTCGGCCGTTTGACGTCGGGCATCGCCCACGAGATCAAGAATCCGCTGAACGCGATGGTGATCCACGTCGCCTTGCTCAGAGAAAAGTTCGCTCGCGCCTCACCCGAGACCCAGGCGTCCCTCGATACGCTCGAGCAGGAGATCCGGCGGCTCGATCGGGTCATCCAAGGGTTCCTCCGGTTCACCAGACCCGAGGATCTCCGATTGACCTCGGTCGAGATGGATGAGTTGGTGGGCGAGGTGGTGCGACTCGTGTCGGCCGAGGCCCAAGCCGGCAAGATCGAGATCGTGACCGACGTGCCCGACGGGCTTCCCTCGGTCTACGGCGACCGGGAGCTCCTGCAGCAAGCTTTACTCAATCTCGTGCGCAACGCCTGCGAAGCGATGCCTCGAGGGGGCAAGCTCTGTCTCGTCGTCCGGCCCGCGGAAGACGGCGTTGAGATCCGCGTATCGGACAACGGAGTCGGTATCGAGCCCGAGCTGCTCGACCGAATCTTCGATCTCTACGTCACGACGAAGTCGAAGGGGAGCGGCATCGGGCTCTCCATGGTCTACCGCATTGTCCAATTACACGGGGGCGAAATCACGGTAGAATCTACTAAGGGCAAGGGGTCCCAATTCACCGTACGGCTCCCCGAGCTGTCGACGTGA
- a CDS encoding sigma-54 dependent transcriptional regulator yields MNRVLIVDDEAGSRQGLSELVKSWGFDTDVASDGIEGIEKAERFRPQVVIADLVMPRMDGLALLKNLSPELGHLAVVMLTAKGSISTAVEAMKNGAFDYLTKPVDTRQLRQVLDRAVERTKAFEEVERYRKELGESGSFGRIVGTSRPMRELYELMGQVAPSAASVLIVGESGTGKELVARTLHALSTRREEEFVAVNCAAIPETLLESEIFGHERGAFTGAEARRQGLFEAADGGTLFLDEVVEMSPATQAKLLRVLEDRRFRRLGGAEEIQADVRVLAATNRGPERALEEGKLREDLYYRLNVFTLELPPLRDRQEDLPALAASFVREVSERDKKRIEGFDGEAMAALQAYPWPGNVRELRNVVERSVIVARGSVIGLSDLPPFIADPGARVRSPSGVELPVGTTVEQAERNLILRTLEATGHNKTRAADLLGISLKTLHNKLKKYRESP; encoded by the coding sequence GTGAACCGAGTTCTCATCGTCGACGACGAAGCGGGCTCCCGCCAGGGGCTTTCCGAGCTCGTGAAGAGCTGGGGCTTCGACACCGACGTGGCCTCGGACGGGATCGAAGGGATCGAGAAAGCGGAACGCTTCCGGCCCCAGGTCGTGATCGCGGACCTGGTCATGCCCCGAATGGACGGACTGGCGCTCCTGAAGAACCTGTCGCCGGAGCTCGGCCATCTCGCCGTCGTCATGTTGACCGCGAAGGGCAGCATATCGACCGCCGTCGAGGCGATGAAGAACGGCGCCTTCGACTATCTGACCAAGCCGGTCGATACTCGGCAGCTTCGCCAGGTGCTCGACCGGGCCGTCGAGCGAACGAAGGCCTTCGAAGAGGTCGAGCGCTATCGGAAAGAGCTCGGTGAAAGCGGGTCTTTCGGGAGGATCGTCGGGACGAGCCGCCCGATGCGGGAGCTCTACGAGCTCATGGGCCAGGTCGCACCTTCCGCGGCTTCGGTTCTCATCGTGGGCGAGTCGGGCACGGGAAAGGAGCTCGTGGCGCGAACGCTCCACGCGCTTTCGACGCGGCGCGAGGAGGAGTTCGTGGCGGTCAATTGCGCCGCGATCCCCGAGACCCTGCTCGAGAGTGAGATCTTCGGGCACGAGCGGGGTGCGTTCACCGGCGCGGAAGCGCGCCGTCAGGGCCTGTTCGAGGCCGCCGACGGAGGAACGCTCTTTCTCGACGAAGTGGTCGAGATGTCGCCCGCCACGCAAGCCAAGCTGCTCCGAGTGCTCGAGGACAGGAGGTTCCGACGGCTGGGCGGCGCCGAGGAGATTCAAGCGGACGTGCGAGTGCTCGCCGCCACCAATCGCGGCCCGGAGCGCGCCCTCGAGGAAGGCAAGCTCCGCGAGGACCTCTATTATCGACTCAACGTATTCACCCTCGAGCTTCCGCCGCTTCGCGACCGCCAGGAGGATCTGCCGGCGCTCGCCGCTTCGTTCGTTCGCGAGGTGAGCGAGCGCGACAAGAAGCGCATCGAGGGTTTCGACGGCGAAGCGATGGCCGCGCTCCAGGCCTATCCCTGGCCGGGGAACGTCCGCGAGCTGCGCAACGTCGTGGAGCGGTCGGTGATCGTGGCGAGAGGCTCGGTCATCGGCCTCTCTGACCTTCCTCCCTTCATTGCCGATCCGGGCGCGAGGGTACGGTCGCCTTCGGGAGTGGAGCTGCCGGTCGGCACCACCGTCGAACAGGCGGAGCGCAACTTGATCCTCCGGACGCTCGAAGCGACCGGTCACAACAAGACGCGCGCCGCGGACCTTCTGGGAATCAGTCTCAAGACGCTGCACAACAAGCTCAAGAAGTACCGCGAGTCGCCTTGA
- a CDS encoding response regulator: protein MDRQTDTTAKRVLVVEDDTVVRTSLTRVLEHAGFDVVAVAEYGRARDLVEAELFHALITDLDLPDGTGLDLLESVRHLRPRMRSILITGYGCSAIRKQAFELEHVAYFEKPFDPRELLAALA from the coding sequence GTGGACAGGCAGACCGATACCACCGCCAAACGGGTCCTCGTCGTCGAAGACGACACCGTCGTGAGGACCAGCCTGACGAGAGTTCTCGAGCACGCGGGTTTCGACGTCGTCGCCGTCGCCGAGTATGGTCGCGCCCGCGATCTCGTCGAAGCGGAGCTCTTCCATGCCCTCATCACCGACCTGGATCTGCCCGACGGCACCGGGTTGGACCTTCTGGAATCGGTTCGCCACCTCCGCCCGAGAATGCGCTCGATTCTGATCACGGGCTACGGCTGCAGCGCGATCCGCAAGCAAGCCTTCGAGCTCGAGCACGTGGCCTATTTTGAGAAGCCATTCGACCCCCGCGAGCTCCTGGCGGCCTTGGCCTAG